A DNA window from Aspergillus nidulans FGSC A4 chromosome I contains the following coding sequences:
- a CDS encoding agmatinase (transcript_id=CADANIAT00007669), producing MLVPVSLLALSLSSVAAAHSSHQTPLTGPLQKLWYNTLPGDGGTQADSVFSGISTFGRLPYFPCLASEEERFDIAFIGAPFDTGTSYRPGARFGPSGIRQGSRRLNLYGGYNVPLQANPFSNDLKVLDCGDIPVTSYASLSPMSIPEDVCADCRRYDNAWAIQQIEEGHNSLLMRKPYTSANEYGLSRAGKTLPRIITLGGDHTITLPLLRSINKAYGPVTVIHFDSHLDTWKPKVFGGSPSEVASINHGTYFYHAAMEGLLRNDTNIHAGIRTTLSGPSDYENDGYVGFEIVEAREIDTIGTEGIIKKIRDRVGNDPSTPIYLSIDIDTIDPAFAPATGTPETGGWSTRELRTLIRGLDGLNLIGADIVEVAPAYDTNAELTTMAAADVLYEVLTIMVKKGPLTVDERSDL from the exons ATGCTCGTCCCTGTGAGCCTGctcgccctctccctctcatCGGTGGCCGCTGCCCACAGCAGCCACCAGACTCCCCTGACGGGCCCCTTGCAAAAGCTCTGGTACAACACTCTGCCCGGTGACGGCGGCACCCAG GCCGACTCTGTCTTCTCCGGTATCTCGACCTTTGGCCGCCTCCCCTACTTTCCTTGTCTCgcgagcgaagaagagagatTCGATATTGCGTTCATCGGAGCGCCCTTTGACACGGGAACTTCTTACAGACCTGGAGCGAGGTTTGGGCCCAGTGGAATCCGACAGGGAAGCAGGCGGTTGAATCTTTA CGGCGGCTACAATGTCCCCCTTCAGGCAAACCCGTTCAGCAATGACCTTAAGGTCCTAGATTGTGGTGATATCCCTGTCACTTCGTACGCCTCCCTCAGTCCGATGTCAATACCAGAAGATGTATGTGCTGACTGCCGCAGGTACGATAACGCCTGGGCGATCCAGCAGATTGAGGAAGGGCACAACAGCCTCCTCATGCGCAAGCCCTACACCTCCGCCAACGAGTACGGTCTCTCGCGCGCAGGCAAGACACTCCCCCGTATCATAACTTTGGGAGGAGACCATACCATTACGCTGCCTCTGCTGCGCAGTATCAACAAGGCTTATGGCCCTGTGACTGTCATCCATTTCGACTCGCATCT TGACACCTGGAAACCTAAAGTCTTCGGTGGCTCCCCCAGCGAAGTCGCCTCCATAAACCATGGGACATACTTCTACCACGCCGCAATGGAAGGCCTCCTCCGAAACGACACAAACATCCACGCCGGAATCCGCACAACGCTGTCCGGACCTTCCGACTACGAAAATGATGGATATGTCGGATTCGAGATCGTGGAGGCACGTGAAATCGACACTATTGGGACCGAGGGTATCATCAAGAAGATCCGCGACCGCGTAGGGAACGACCCCTCCACCCCGATCTACCTGTCCATCGACATTGACACCATTGATCCCGCATTTGCGCCCGCAACAGGAACGCCCGAGACCGGGGGATGGAGTACTAGGGAGCTGAGGACTTTGATTCGAGGGCTTGATGGGTTGAACCTCATTGGGGCGGATATTGTGGAAGTTGCGCCAGCTTATGATACCAATGCGGAACTGACAACTATGGCTGCTGCGGATGTGCTGTATGAGGTGCTGACAATCATGGTCAAGAAGGGGCCGTTGACGGTTGATGAGCGGAG
- a CDS encoding MATE family efflux transporter (transcript_id=CADANIAT00007670): protein MYSSIHTTAPGPEYDSPTPTEYTSLLPKPTDDLFPDSLSSRDAEVTDHDSRKAILAEFLLLLKSSVPVILAYALQNSLQTVSVLIVGRISPEHLATSAFSLMFAMITAWMIALGGTTALDTLASSSFTGSDKRNLGILLQRGFFVLGLFYLPVAVLWIFSEKVFLLLGQDADLSKDSAQFLTALIPGGLGYVYFELMKKYLQAQGIMRPGTYVLLLTSPLNAALTYTFCYKLGLDLLGAPLALGISYWLSFALLVLYAILVRGSECWGGWSREALTNLGTFSRLAILGVVHVGTEWWAFEIVALAAGRLGTIPLAAQSVIMTADQVLNTIPFGVGVATSARVGNLLGAKDAKGARRAANVAAWLSMILGLVVLVAFMGTKDHFAKIFNSDPRVVSLTSAVLPFVALFQIADGLNGSCGGSLRGMGRQHVGAAVNIVSYYCGALPLGVYLAFHGWGLKGLWVGQCVALYLVGALEWVIVAASDFDKEVRKAFKRMDEAAYAEEEEGRL, encoded by the exons ATGTACTCTTCCATCCACACCACCGCACCAGGGCCAGAGTATGATAGCCCAACGCCAACGGAATACACCTCTCTCCTGCCCAAGCCGACAGACGACCTGTTTCCCGATTCTCTTTCCTCCAGAGACGCCGAGGTAACCGACCATGACAGCAGGAAAGCGATCCTCGCCGAGTTCCTGCTACTCCTAAAATCCTCAGTccccgtcatcctcgcctaCGCTCTCCAGAACTCTTTGCAGACAGTCTCCGTCCTGATCGTTGGGCGTATCTCTCCGGAGCATCTGGCCACCAGCGCATTCAGTTTAATGTTCGCCATGATCACGGCGTGGATGATCGCGCTGGGAGGGACGACAGCGCTGGATACACTGGCCAGCTCGTCCTTTACCGGGTCCGACAAACGGAATCTGGGGATCCTGCTGCAGAGGGGGTTCTTCGTTCTGGGATTGTTCTACCTTCCCGTGGCGGTTCTCTGGATCTTCTCCGAGAAGGTGTTTCTGCTTCTAGGACAGGATGCGGATCTCTCCAAGGATAGCGCGCAGTTCTTGACTGCCCTGATTCCCGGGGGGCTGGGATATGTCTATTTCgagctgatgaagaaatatCTACAGGCGCAGG GAATAATGCGGCCTGGCACCTATGTCCTCCTACTCACATCCCCGCTTAATGCCGCCCTTACCTATACCTTCTGCTACAAGCtcggcctcgacctcctgGGGGCCCCGCTCGCCCTTGGGATCTCATACTGGCTTTCCTTTGCGCTGCTCGTACTCTACGCGATACTCGTCCGCGGCTCTGAATGCTGGGGCGGCTGGAGCAGAGAAGCACTCACCAACTTGGGCACCTTCTCCCGCCTGGCGATCCTAGGCGTCGTCCACGTCGGCACGGAATGGTGGGCCTTTGAGATCGTCGCGCTCGCCGCCGGAAGATTGGGAACTATCCCGCTCGCTGCACAGAGCGTCATCATGACCGCGGACCAGGTCCTCAACACGATCCCATTCGGCGTCGGCGTTGCGACATCGGCTAGGGTTGGCAATCTGCTCGGCGCCAAAGACGCAAAGGGCGCCAGGAGGGCGGCAAACGTTGCAGCCTGGCTGAGCATGATCCTCGGCCTGGTTGTCCTGGTGGCCTTCATGGGTACAAAAGATCATTTTGCAAAGATCTTTAATTCCGATCCCCGCGTCGTATCCCTTACATCCGCCGTTCTCCCCTTTGTGGCGCTGTTCCAGATCGCCGACGGTCTGAACGGGTCCTGCGGTGGAAGTCTACGAGGTATGGGACGGCAGCATGTTGGAGCCGCTGTCAACATCGTCAGCTACTACTGCGGCGCGCTGCCACTAGGCGTGTATTTGGCGTTTCATGGGTGGGGATTGAAGGGGCTATGGGTTGGCCAGTGTGTGGCGCTCTACCTGGTGGGAGCGTTGGAGTGGGTGATTGTTGCAGCCAGCGACTTTGACAAGGAAGTGAGGAAGGCATTTAAGAGGATGGATGAGGCTGCTTatgcagaggaagaggaagggaggtTGTAG
- a CDS encoding putative MFS transporter (transcript_id=CADANIAT00007671): MADMHEKHPGIEAAPAENNEPLPVEQNGIRVHPQPTCDPLDPLNWSWLQKHTILAIVMLKYFPNCPHCPGTYRVQKTKQSQAGSSQTDARVVIALASTIGAAATDSYGGYMAARFFQGFGVSPGSSVGMAVVNDLFFDYERGQKLGLWVLAIDSGLLVGPIFGGVLNLVSAAWINWFNAILFATLLVLELFFMPETLYPRALMLTRMPVTITTTDSDIEQPPALVSFEKPAPYENSTAVTERDIDIPRTKTLPFLNLRPLPALPTVPFYTPLVRFMYLFTLPTIPLAVLGYSFLWYWWVLSVITMLPAAYPSYSPSIQGLLFIGLLLGTVVSEVLCSGRLSDALVARLAKKNGGVRVAEMRIWGVYPAILITAGMPTLQLSTLVKNQLADWVRGEVGLILFGVSIDKSYHWILGQIAFFLFAAGIQIGNTITSSYIVDSYPLQSSSVIIFYAVFLNLSAFVNPVRTLLFPSSLTISTTNADNVKFFITPWQESVGWTWTFTTQALIVVGPAALLFVALQRYGAKIRGLVGMPSWVNPEYDSS; encoded by the exons ATGGCTGATATGCATGAAAAACATCCCGGCATCGAAGCAGCCCCAGCGGAGAATAACGAGCCTCTCCCTGTGGAGCAAAACGGTATCCGCGTCCACCCGCAACCGACATGCGACCCTCTTGACCCATTGAACTGGTCGTGGTTGCAGAAGCACACTATTCTAGCGATTGTCATGCTCAAGTACTTTCCCAACTGTCCCCACTGTCCCGGTACATACCGTGTTCAGAAAACTAAGCAAAGCCAAGCTGGGTCAAGCCAGACTGACGCGCGAGTAG TAATTGCGCTGGCTTCTACAATCGGGGCTGCGGCCACGGATAGCTATGGCGGGTATATGGCTGCACGCTTCTTTCAGGGGTTTGGGGTCAGCCCGGGTAGCAGTGTGGGCATGGCTGTTG TGAACGATCTTTTTTTCGACTATGAGCGTGGCCAGAAACTGGGTCTATGGGTGCTGGCCATTGATTCTGGATTGCTTGTTGGGCCAATTT TCGGTGGCGTCCTCAACCTCGTGTCGGCAGCATGGATCAACTGGTTTAACGCCATTCTCTTCGCCACGCTGTTGGTCCTTGAACTATTCTTCATGCCCGAGACACTGTATCCGCGGGCTCTCATGCTGACGCGGATGCCAGTCACGATTACCACCACAGATTCTGATATTGAACAGCCTCCAGCCTTGGTCTCATTCGAAAAGCCAGCCCCATACGAAAACAGCACGGCCGTGACTGAaagagatattgatatcccCCGCACAAAAAcccttcccttcctcaaCCTACGTCCCCTCCCAGCCCTTCCTACCGTCCCATTTTATACTCCGCTTGTCCGCTTCATGTACCTCTTCACTCTCCCTACTATCCCGCTCGCCGTGCTGGGATACTCCTTCCTCTGGTATTGGTGGGTTTTATCTGTGATCACCATGCTCCCTGCCGCATACCCGTCTTATAGCCCTTCCATCCAAGGCCTACTTTTCATAGGCCTGCTCCTCGGCACCGTTGTCTCGGAGGTGCTGTGCTCAGGACGACTCAGCGATGCCTTAGTGGCAAGGCTGGCGAAGAAAAACGGCGGCGTTAGGGTTGCCGAGATGAGGATCTGGGGCGTTTATCCTGCTATTCTTATTACTGCTGGTATGCCTACCCTGCAATTATCTACACTGGTCAAAAATCAACTGGCTGACTGGGTTCGTGGTGAAGTGGGCCTCATTCTCTTCGGAGTCAGCATAGACAAGTCGTACCACTGGATTCTTGGACAAattgctttctttctct TCGCTGCCGGAATCCAGATTGGCAATACCATAACCTCCAGCTATATTGTTGACAGCTACCCGCTCCAATCATCGAGCGTGATTATTTTCTACGCTGTCTTCTTGAATCTGAGTGCGTTTGTTAATCCTGTGCGTactctcctctttccctccAGCCTCACGATTTCAACGACTAACGCTGACAACGTGAAGTTCTTCATAACACCCTGGCAGGAATCTGTAGGCTGGACATGGACGTTCACCACACAAGCGCTAATAGTAGTTGGACCTGCGGCATTGCTTTTTGTGGCCTTGCAAAGGTACGGGGCCAAGATCAGGGGACTCGTGGGGATGCCGAGCTGGGTGAATCCTGAATATGATTCGAGTTAG
- a CDS encoding uncharacterized protein (transcript_id=CADANIAT00007672) — translation MKLNLNSLLALTPLLGLSQAADCIVPNQQVFSQAAVEMMWSIRAWLCPNAWNQWIFAYPDSAWCDAGGGIVSAFYGSWEILGMQSEQQCWLANEGRISLRKSSTNACGTALRSTSYNGGTWSYGDIWAGGWFWADNSRSCVHPVKRDALPVASVPVGDINAEMNGTTLADGMSQVGSRLWLDFSPTRWLLLRRRSFSSRKE, via the exons ATGAAGTTGAACCTCAActccctcctcgccctcaccCCCCTCCTTGGTCTCAGCCAAGCAGCCGACTGCATTGTCCCCAACCAACAAGTCTTCTCCCAAGCAGCGGTCGAGATGATGTGGTCCATCCGCGCCTGGCTGTGTCCCAACGCCTGGAATCAGTGGATCTTCGCGTATCCAGATAGTGCGTGGTGCGACGCAGGTGGTGGCATCGTCAGCGCGTTCTACGGGTCCTGGGAAATCCTCGGTATGCAGAGCGAGCAGCAGTGCTGG CTCGCTAATGAGGGCAGGATATCACTGAGGAAATCATCAACCAATGCATGTGGTACGGCTTTGCGAAGCACAAGCTACAACGGTGGAACTTGGTCGTACGGCGATATCTGGGCCGGCGGCTGGTTCTGGGCGGATAACTCGCGGAGCTGTGTGCATCCTGTCAAGAGAGATGCACTGCCTGTTGCTTCCGTTCCTGTTGGGGATATCAATGCTGAAATGAACGGTACCACCCTTGCTGATGGGATGAGCCAGGTCGGCAGTCGACTATGGCTGGATTTCAGTCCGAcgaggtggttgttgttgagaaggaggagttttAGTTCCAGGAAAGAATAG
- a CDS encoding uncharacterized protein (transcript_id=CADANIAT00007673) encodes MSLALLWNRILIFILLLSTLPRNILARVDTYSDSSSSAKTYFTNPPSNPDLEAIPTFELGSVQNIAWTTNLDFYNISIWQRTTGNVSSHEGGNDGESESLNINIQGGNIFAQTTADERVNTFAWVVQTYSLDLALSSIFYLSIEGDATSTSRDFNITTSPSSSSSNSSNTASSAPNPASTETSSSLTSTGKIALGLGVGVGAPLITLLAILAYFQYRSGRRAYMLTESQSQLYSHPPSGLGLGLGLSGMGYPSPSAPAPAPAIDQPAVPSSIPTLYRNPNLNSVQYPAELMPRLTRPVQYKVCIKFNVEVGFLVS; translated from the exons ATGTCGCTCGCGCTCCTATGGAATCgaattctcatcttcatcctgctgCTTAGCACATTACCTCGCAATATACTCGCAAGAGTCGACACATATTCAGACTCAAGTTCATCGGCAAAGACATATTTTACAAATCCCCCGTCTAACCCCGACTTGGAGGCCATCCCAACCTTCGAACTCGGCAGCGTCCAGAACATCGCCTGGACGACGAATCTCGACTTCTACAACATCAGCATCTGGCAGCGCACTACTGGGAATGTCTCCAGTCATGAAGGTGGGAATGATGGCGAGAGCGAGAGTTTAAATATCAATATACAAGGGGGTAATATTTTCG CCCAAACCACTGCGGACGAAAGAGTGAATACCTTTGCTTGGGTCGTACAGACGTACTCACTCGACCTGGCCCTCTCATCCATTTTCTACCTTTCCATTGAGGGAGACGCTACATCGACGTCTAGAGACTTCAATATCACCACCtcgccatcatcttcatcatccaaCTCTTCTAATACCGCATCCTCAGCCCCAAATCCAGCATCGACAGaaacttcctcctccctaACCTCAACCGGCAAAATCGCTCTTGGGCTCGGTGTTGGCGTAGGCGCGCCATTAATCACCCTCCTCGCGATCCTCGCGTACTTCCAGTATCGGAGTGGGAGACGCGCGTATATGCTAACAGAATCTCAGTCCCAGCTATACTCTCACCCACCTTCTGGACTTGGTCTGGGTCTGGGTCTGAGTGGCATGGGCTACCCATCTCCCTCagccccagctccagctccagcaatAGATCAACCCGCAGTGCCCTCGTCAATACCAACCCTATATCGGAACCCAAATCTAAACTCGGTGCAATATCCTGCAGAGTTAATGCCGAGGTTAACGAGACCAGTTCAG TACAAGGTCTGCATCAAGTTCAACGTCGAGGTCGGCTTCCTCGTCAGCTAG
- a CDS encoding GDP-Man:Man(1)GlcNAc(2)-PP-dolichol alpha-1,3-mannosyltransferase (transcript_id=CADANIAT00007674): protein MAEKLLPKPASIIIIHPDLGIGGAERLIIDVALALQNSGHKVTVYTSHRDKSHCFEEARDGTLEVRVRGDSFFPPSIRGRFVVLLAILRQLCLTFELLREVAQTENENADQVFIVDQVPACVPLLKMLGPRWFASKGKQRILFYCHFPDQLLARRDGGSALLQLLKGLYRYPFDWFEGWAMSASDRVVANSTFTKSVVRGVFGAEKLGDVRVVYPCVDTAAKEKSEKDVGTIWEGKKILLSVNRFEKKKDLALAIRAYHGLGEKRKGVRLVIAGGYDPRITENVQYHKELDALATSLGLQTATSKTVPSALSIPSSIDVLFLPSVSSAFRDSLLAKSSLLLYTPVNEHFGIVPIEAMRAGIPVLASNTGGPLETIVEGKTGWLRDVDDVPAWTGVIEKVLYQLGADELRQMSVAAKERVEAEFSLHAMGDRLEGEIGKMLSTERRQFNGAQQALLLLGMLGVVFAVLVGLVLAWVGFV from the exons ATGGCAGAAAAACTGCTCCCCAAACCGGCGAGCATAATAATCATTCATCCCGATCTCGGCATTGGCGGTGCAGAACGCCTGATCATCGACGTCGCCCTCGCGCTCCAGAACTCTGGCCACAAAGTCACCGTCTACACGTCGCACCGGGACAAATCGCATTGCTTCGAGGAGGCGCGGGATGGGACGCTTGAAGTACGGGTTCGCGGGGACAGTTTCTTCCCACCAAGTATAAGAGGCCGGTTTGTTGTTCTTTTGGCGATCTTGAGGCAGCTTTGCTTGACGTTCGAGTTGTTGCGGGAGGTCGCGCAAACGGAAAACGAGAATGCCGACCAAGTGTTTATTGTTGACCAGGTACCGGCCTGTGTGCCGTTACTAAAGATGCTTGGTCCGCGGTGGTTTGCTTCAAAGGGAAAACAACGCATCCTCTTTTACTGTCATTTTCCCGACCAATTACTTGCGCGGCGAGATGGTGGGTCTGCTTTACTGCAATTGTTGAAGGGGCTGTACCGGTATCCTTTTGACTGGTTTGAGGGATGGGCGATGAGTGCGAGTGACCGGGTTGTTGCGAACTCCACTTTCACGAAGAGCGTGGTGAGAGGTGTCTTTGGGGCAGAGAAATTGGGTGATGTACGGGTTGTCTATCCGTGTGTTGATACAGCGGCGAAAGAGAAGAGTGAGAAGGATGTGGGGACTAtctgggaagggaagaagataCTCCTGAGTGTGAATCggttcgagaagaagaaggatctTGCGCTGGCGATAAGGGCATATCATGGGCTtggggaaaagaggaaggggGTAAGATTGGTTATTGCTG GCGGCTATGACCCTCGCATAACAGAAAATGTGCAATACCACAAAGAACTTGATGCCCTCGCAACAAGCCTCGGCTTGCAAACCGCCACATCGAAGACCGTCCCGTCTGCCCTCTccatcccctcctccatcgacgtcctctttcttccctcAGTGTCCTCTGCCTTCCGCGACAGCCTCCTGGCTAAATCCTCGCTTCTCCTCTACACCCCGGTGAACGAACACTTTGGGATCGTTCCCATTGAGGCAATGCGCGCGGGGATTCCCGTCCTTGCATCGAACACGGGCGGTCCGCTTGAGACGATCGTTGAAGGGAAGACAGGGTGGCTCCGTGACGTGGATGACGTCCCAGCTTGGACAGGTGTCATTGAGAAGGTGTTGTATCAGTTGGGGGCGGACGAGCTTCGGCAGATGAGTGTGGCGGCGAAGGAGCGCGTCGAGGCTGAGTTCTCGCTGCACGCTATGGGTGATAGACTTGAGGGGGAGATTGGGAAGATGCTGAGTACTGAACGGAGACAGTTTAATGGCGCGCAACAAGCATTGTTGCTTTTGGGAATGCTGGGGGTGGTATTTGCAGTGCTTGTAGGGTTGGTTCTGGCGTGGGTCGGTTTTGTATAA